aaattatatattttacattaagTTATTAAAAGATGAAAAATACTGATGCATGAGAGAAGCATTTTCAATTCAGGTGAAGATATTTTCCACTACTCTATATTCTGTTCAGTAGTTTAATCTTTGCCATTTCAAAGGTAaataacatacatttttttactccactacatttatttgacaggtaCAGTTGTATACTCTTcagatgaaaatcttttatGAAACATAGGTCCTTGATGTAAATTGAACTGAGCAGCAGTGCTGTATACACATAAAATAAGCTCCACCTCAACCAGCTACAACATAACAATGATGACAGGTTAATTCATCTGTAATAATGATCCAATAACATAACCCTTTCAAACAATCTAACAGAGGGAAATGTGCCATTCTACATAATGAGTACTTCTTTTAAACTAAACCTTTAAAAGCAATCTGAAAAGTGTCACagaatcattttattttgtaatgtttctGCTGAATATTTCTTTTACCCATGTCTGCATCACTAAGTATATTCCCTCAAGTAGCTGTTTCTtctggtacttgtactttacttgagtatttccacaTTTATCTGACAACTTTCAAGGTTAAAACTTATAGTAGGCTACAAAACATAGGCCTATggtataaaatatgatgtagcCTACTCAGactaaactacccaacagcGTATATGTGTATATCCTATGTTAACTTATCAGCAATAACCATCCCATAATATAAGTATAAGATAACACTGTGAACAGGGACAGTCCATTCTACACATTGAGTGCATTCTTCTTTTACAAAAGTAGACCTACTCACCTGCAGTGAGTGCAGAACGTGTACTTATATAATGAAGTATGATTATCTAATACTGTGTCACACTGCTGACAGCCGCTCATTCACCATACCTGTTTAAAAGTAACTGTGAAAGACAACcttttatgttgttttataaTTCTTCGAATCTGTATGATCTTTAAACTATAAAGCAGATCACTTGTAGTAACATGAGGACAAGCGTTCAACTCTCCCGGTATGCAGTGCTTCATCTTGTACTGATCCTTAGGGCACACAGGAGATTACATGTCGTGTGCAGGTCATTTAAGTTCACATGATAAAGTTCAGATCTAAACGTCAAAGTTCAGTGAAATCTCCACCGGTATTCACGACGTCTCATTGAAAGCCTCACAGGGGTCGCGCGGTGGAGTATTGCGCAACCACAACGGTAGCCTATGCGTTTTAAAGGGAGTTTGCGGGAATGGCATGCAGATCTGATGGAAAAATAACACTGTCATTAACTTGATTTGGTTCAATTCAGTCGCTGCTGAGTAGACAAGTAAGTAGACAGGCTAATAAAGTCTCAAGTTGACTTTCTCACCTTGGTCTGTGAGGCGAAAGCTGCGCAGGAACAGCAGGCAGTCATGCAGCCCGGCGAACAGGGAGAAGCCGCCGCCGAACGGGTTGTCCCTGAAGAAGAGCTCGAACACGGCGGGCTCCTGGTGCCGGCCGGTCCGCCAGTACGCATACGCCATGGTGAACTGGTACAGGTCCGTGAGCAGCGGGGGGACCCGCTCCCGGATAGAGCGCTCCATAGCCCCGCATGTGTTGCTGGACGGCGCTGCCATGTTATCCAAGCCCGTGGTCTGGGTTCACTGGTGCCGAGATCTCTGGGACTTGCAGTTCTCCAAAGCCCCAGAGCGGGGAGACTTTAAGGCACGGACAAGGCGTGATGTGTCCTGGGAAATACTAAGTTTCAGTTTCAGATGACATTTGTacttaaacaaacatttctttAGATGGTGTGCTATCTATATCATCTGTCCGAGATGACTGAGCGTTTTCTGACGAGTCAAAACTTTCACAGcgtaaaatgttaaaaagaaaTACACTATTAATTAATAAGCCGTGCAGTCGAAATGTAATCCATTAAAGTTACAAACAGAAAATATACTTTAGGGAAGACCGGGGTTGGTTGTCACGCTTTTTACTCGTGTAAATTGCTCATCATTAAAACATCTTTCAATAGTCATTCCTGCATTGAGTGCAAGTTTAATATCTTGCCTTGAAATTGGTATTATATTTTCACAACCTATTGTAAGAAGTAGGCTAATTAACAACAACCAACCGGTTGGTTGTCACAAGGTATGGGGTTGGCTGTCCCTATATATTGTTATGAATGGggtttcagtaaaaaaaagtataatatataatataatataaaaataaagcagTGAGATTGAAATATATTCATCTCAACCAACCAACCCCAACCGACCTCTCGACAAACATTTTAAGCTAGCTACCACATTGctttagcttgctagcttgaagttGACTCAAATTAACGCTATTAACGCCAACTTTTTAATACGTGTTTAAGTTTGAAATGACTAATAATCTACACGCTTTTAATACAAAAACAACACCAACATGAAAAATGACTCTGACAcataaaaattacaaaatatctCCTCACcttaatgttttgtgtgttccaCAAAATGACCAGTGCAAAATGAGCAAGACGGCAGGACAACTgtttaagtgctcatattatatgctcattttcaggttcataattgtatttagaggttatgtcagaataggtttacaaaaaacaccatatttttgttgtaccgcacattgctgcagctcctcttttcaccctgtgtgttgagctctctgttttagctacagagtgagacatctcacttctgttccatctttgttgggagtcgcacatgtgcagtacctaggtaaggactactagccagtcagaagcagagataAGGGCGTGCctcgctagcagctaggtgagcattataacgtgtgttccaaagtgatgcacgtttgtctctgaagtaaaggctggactacaatagagctgtttggagcagtttgtgaacagtgttttctgttggaaatgtaagtccctttgggatggactgggctttttcactttgtataacgtgcacaaaaaaggtatataacactataaaaggaaaaggaaaaacccaaaaagcataatatgagcaattTAATATGAAATACATTGTCACAGTGCCCTCTAGTTCAGCTGTAATAAGCAGTGTGACAACCAACCCCGGTCTCCCctactgtcaaaaataaaggcacTCCAAATAAATGGCTCTTCGTTGAGTTTATTGAAAAATTGATTTGCGAATGAGGAAGGAAGCTTGTCAGTTGTTATTTATCGATtagcattttctctctctctcttttcttttactctttttcttttatcttttgaTGTTTGGCAGTTAATTGATGGTTAGACCGGATTCGTGGTGAGGTCTGTCATGtatttgttctgttgttttttttgtgtttgtggaaTAAAGCCTCTGACtcagacaaagaaaaagaaaatggttaTTTGCATGGTGTTGAATATTATAGTTTGTACGTTTCGAATATGTTTATGTgtaagaagcatcttaaagttgCAATATCAATTTGTATGAGCTAATGTGTCATCTGCAAAGTAAAGACTATACTATAAGTCAGatacatgtagtggagtaaaagtataaaagataaaaaatacttaaagtacaagtaccttcaAATTCCAAATATTTGcgtaaatgtactttgttactttcagGGAGATGGGGCAAGATCTGCAGTAGCAACTTCAGCTTAAAGAATGtaacataacaaaaaataaaacaagacattcaGAGTATCTCACTTTATTAAACTAGGATCTGTGTACACTCAGTAGCATAttcttgtttttgctttttgctAGAGAACATGTTCCTTGTTATtcacatataaatacatattttaaggttcaattctgttttctttctatcGTATTTCAAGAACACTGAATACTATACTATTTGATTCAAACTTGTTTTTTCTATGCAAGCAAATTTAATTACGTTTAGAACAAAATTCTGTATTTAGCTCTGATGCAGATATCTGCTACTCTGTAAATTGTAtcatagctttttttaaatatgatatatattatatgttatatatttgtaGACTATGTATTATTGTTTAATGTACAACCACCTGTACTCAATGTGCAAAGTAACGGCTCTCTTCTCTTGAGCAACTGTTAATAGTTACCTTCTTTTTACTTTGGGTTATTTAAGGTTTGGTCTAAGTCAGATTCCCATGTGACAAAATCTTGCTTAAAGGACAGTAGTGAGAAGATGTCACAGAATAAACGTCTGTTGTTCTTGTGTTGATTTTAtgtcacaaaataaaaacaaaacaaaagcaccTTTCAGTCTCTTGCTGTCTCTCAACCGCTGTAGTTTTAGCCTCTCTAACCTCAGGGTCCGGATGATAAATATAACTTATTTTAAGGATTAacaggaaaggaaagaaaaaaggtaTTATGTGTTCATCTTTTCAGACAGTTCCCTAATCCTTGCTTTTTTATAGTGACATTCTGGATAGTTATTCCTCTTCAGGACCATAAATCTGATTCAGATTAGTCCAGGGAATctaaaagggatttttttttaaaactgcaacCTGTAGTGAGGGGAGACACTGCTATGTTTGAGTAGTCTCAAGCCACAAAACGCCAGGGACACTCCGCATCATCAGTGAATATCTCACACGTCACATCAACTAGGATAGGAGGAAACATCGGCTCAGGCTTCAACAGTAACGATCACATAGTGATCACAACTGTGAGAACGTGGTCGTCTTTTCCCAGTGCCAGTACGGAACACTGATGGCTTACACAGACAGCATTTGAAAAATCTTAGGCACACTTTTGACCAGTTCTGGTCGTTATCCCAGTTCATCCTTCTGCCCGCTGCCCTCCTCCGCAGTGGGGAAGCATCCTGCAAGCTCATTGGTCAGCGTGTGCTTCTGTCCGCCCCAGAGAAAGTGTGTCGGCTGTCCTGATTGGCCGAGCTCCGGAGCGTAAACAAAGAAGGGGCTGAGCTCGATGGCCAGAGCCGACCTGACCAGGCCGACCCCCCCTCCGCGCTCCGAGCAGGGGTGGTAAACTCGCCCGCTGACCGGATGCATGTACAGCGCCTCCGGGCGGAACGGGGCCGACAGCTTCTCCGCCCCGCCGCAGTACGACAGCAGCTCCTGATCTCCCATGATTCCCGGCGACGTCGCTGGATTCTGCAGCAGGTGGGTGAAGACAATGGGACGGTCATCGCAGCGCACAAAGTTCCTCTCCCTGCCACACAGGGACAAGAAGGGGAAGTCCTCCTCATAGCGACCGCTCTGATTTGAGCACAGCCGACTGAAGAAGAAGATCAGGAACTTTATGTctgtaaataaagaaacaggTATGACGATGAGCTGCTGAGCAACAAAGCAAAGCTGCCAAGTTGCTAAGCGTTGAAAGGAAATGGATGGAGCACTAGTCTACCACCTACACATGATCCGCGGAAAACTGCTCTGCGCTGGCCGTTCCATGTTTTCCTGTGGGGAGAGCGGTGCCGCCCAACTAGACTCAGCGCTACACTACTAGTACAATATTTCCTTCTGAattgtagcggagtagaagtagaaagtggcatggaaaaaaaaaaaactaaagtaaagtacctcaacatttgtactcaagtacagtacttgagtaaatgtacttagtcacattccaccactgcatttgAGCTGATTAATATGCTGTTAAATAAGCAATTTAGGcgttgtgtgtgttcatgtttacCTTTGAAGCAGGTGACAAAGTTCTTCACTTTAGTGTCATCGAGGAAAAGCTGTATGTGGagcacacacaccaacatgtCATGCTAGCAGGAGAATCtattttataattatattttTGAAAGGTTTGGTTTTGTGTCAGTCTACACTCTCACCTGTCCTTGGTGGTCAATATAGTAGAAGTATTCACGGATACGTGGTACCGGGCTCTGGCCTTGGATGTATGTAACGTTAGCGGTGGTTCTGGAGCCCGTGTAGGCGGCGGGCAGGCAGCGCAGAGCGGGCAGACCTCTGCAGCTCAGAGCCGCAGTCCGGAGCAACAACATGGCCGCAAAGAGGGCGAATATGTTGCAGGATAAACACGGACACCGAGATAACCACT
This sequence is a window from Sander lucioperca isolate FBNREF2018 chromosome 11, SLUC_FBN_1.2, whole genome shotgun sequence. Protein-coding genes within it:
- the c11h8orf82 gene encoding UPF0598 protein C8orf82 homolog, which translates into the protein MLLLRTAALSCRGLPALRCLPAAYTGSRTTANVTYIQGQSPVPRIREYFYYIDHQGQLFLDDTKVKNFVTCFKDIKFLIFFFSRLCSNQSGRYEEDFPFLSLCGRERNFVRCDDRPIVFTHLLQNPATSPGIMGDQELLSYCGGAEKLSAPFRPEALYMHPVSGRVYHPCSERGGGVGLVRSALAIELSPFFVYAPELGQSGQPTHFLWGGQKHTLTNELAGCFPTAEEGSGQKDELG